From the Pseudomonas sp. VD-NE ins genome, the window GCATAGACGATCCCGTTGTGCAGATGCCCCCAATACCAATAATCCGGCTCCCGGCCCAACGCATCGCACACCGGTTGATACAGCGCGGTCTTGTTGTGCCCGGAAATATCGAAGCCCTGATGATGGCTGAGCACCATGAGTTTCTTGCGTTTCGGCAGGCCTTTCATCCACTGGATCTGCGGCTCGTTCAAGGTGCCGTCCATGTACAGGTTCATCGCGTCCGACGCGTAGGCAGAATCCAGCCCGACCACCAGCCAGTCATCGTTGATCAAGGCGAAATAGCTGGTGCCCTGCTGCCCCGGAAAACGCTTGGCCAGTTCCTTGAAATAACCGTGGGCGCCGCTGTACATCTCGTGGTTGGAGTTGAGGGTGAATGAGCCATGGGTGCCCATGGGCCAACCGGCCATGTCGACGTCTTCCTGAGAATGACTGCCGGCGTAATACACATCGCCCAAATGAACAGTGAAATCGGCCTGAGCCAGTTGCATCTGATTGGCCACCGACACCGCCGGCGCGTGACTGTCGAACGGCCCGGTGCCCCAGTCGCCAGCGATCGCCAGGGTCACCTCGCGATCCATCTGCACCACCGCCGGGTCGGTGCCGAACGTCGCGTGATGGCGCAGGTTCTCGATCCACTTGAGCAATGCCTCACTCCACAACAGATCGAGCAATTCCCACTTGCGACAGCCGAGCAGGGTGCCGTCCTTCAGCACCCGGGTCGCCAGTTGATCGGGCGATTGCGGCAATGGCGTGGCATTGCCG encodes:
- a CDS encoding metallophosphoesterase, with the translated sequence MSLVSHWEHEYDKVKVRIHGLFTRMEMAWMKLISELEPQEFQAIIKLLQRGHDQAQYVLKNGELPDDEPAVPWELSHGLSILRIGNATPLPQSPDQLATRVLKDGTLLGCRKWELLDLLWSEALLKWIENLRHHATFGTDPAVVQMDREVTLAIAGDWGTGPFDSHAPAVSVANQMQLAQADFTVHLGDVYYAGSHSQEDVDMAGWPMGTHGSFTLNSNHEMYSGAHGYFKELAKRFPGQQGTSYFALINDDWLVVGLDSAYASDAMNLYMDGTLNEPQIQWMKGLPKRKKLMVLSHHQGFDISGHNKTALYQPVCDALGREPDYWYWGHLHNGIVYAQQGGLHARCAGHGAIPYGNSSELNGHSRVLWSETQDANDPAYPLRVLNGYAKIRLVGEEIFEEFIGEDGSMRWSSH